One genomic region from Labeo rohita strain BAU-BD-2019 chromosome 7, IGBB_LRoh.1.0, whole genome shotgun sequence encodes:
- the si:dkey-6n21.13 gene encoding P2Y purinoceptor 3, whose product MTTSVPTVLFETEKGADAQLSSSHNSSVTGSCNIDESYKYIFLPICYSFTFVFSISLNFVVLYRSFRRTKHWNASLIYMVNLATTDFMYGLSLPFLVASYVMRDDWVFGDFMCRLVRFLFYFNLYCSIFFLTCISVHRYLGICHPMKTITLETKRAVKGTCVLVWIAVFALTCPIFRFAQTQYLPREGKGSREEVFNNCWDDAIDREFRDYIPYGVTLHFLGFFVPFSIIAWCYSRVVLTIFRTLHSQPPPPQRVRSGTGCETVAEIGGEGMSIILGAQSPYVNRRRKSIKTIITITLLFALCFFPFHVTRTIFLLLKLTSRVQCHTMRMVSICYKITRPLASFNAWLNALLYFLTKEKNGPCCQKPEHAQHGLLWPLRMLGKGEEEENEVGNHKDNGPTDENNTYRGLP is encoded by the coding sequence ATGACGACAAGTGTGCCTACTGTTTTGTTTGAAACAGAGAAGGGGGCAGACGCCCAGCTTTCCTCCTCACACAATTCTTCGGTTACTGGCTCCTGCAATATTGACGAGTCCTACAAGTACATCTTCCTGCCCATTTGCTACTCCTTCACCTTTGTCTTCAGCATAAGCCTTAACTTTGTGGTTCTCTATCGTTCCTTTCGACGCACCAAGCACTGGAATGCTTCCTTGATTTACATGGTCAACCTGGCCACGACAGACTTCATGTACGGTTTATCCCTGCCCTTTTTGGTGGCCAGTTACGTTATGCGGGACGACTGGGTGTTTGGAGACTTCATGTGCCGTCTAGTGCGTTTCCTCTTCTACTTCAACCTCTACTGTAGCATCTTCTTCCTCACTTGCATCTCGGTGCACCGCTACCTGGGCATCTGCCACCCCATGAAGACCATCACCCTGGAGACCAAACGAGCAGTGAAGGGGACTTGCGTTTTGGTATGGATAGCTGTTTTTGCACTGACGTGCCCGATTTTTCGTTTCGCACAGACACAGTATCTTCCACGTGAAGGTAAGGGCTCGAGGGAGGAGGTGTTCAATAATTGCTGGGATGATGCAATCGATAGAGAGTTCCGTGATTACATCCCGTACGGGGTCACGCTTCATTTCTTGGGCttttttgtgccttttagcATCATTGCCTGGTGCTACTCACGTGTTGTGTTAACAATATTTCGGACGCTGCACTCTCAGCCTCCTCCTCCTCAAAGAGTCAGAAGTGGGACGGGCTGTGAAACCGTCGCAGAGATAGGAGGAGAGGGCATGTCAATCATCTTGGGGGCTCAATCACCTTACGTTAACAGGCGGCGCAAGTCCATCAAGACCATAATTACTATCACTCTCCTTTTTGCCCTTTGCTTCTTCCCCTTTCATGTCACTCGCACCATTTTCCTACTGCTGAAACTGACGAGTAGGGTCCAGTGCCACACCATGCGCATGGTTTCCATCTGTTATAAAATCACTCGGCCGCTGGCCTCGTTCAACGCCTGGCTGAATGCGCTGCTTTATTTTCTTACTAAAGAGAAAAATGGGCCCTGCTGTCAAAAACCTGAACATGCCCAGCATGGCCTGCTGTGGCCACTTAGAATGCTGGGAAAAGGAGAGGAAGAGGAGAATGAAGTTGGGAACCACAAGGACAATGGGCCAACAGATGAAAACAACACATACAGAGGTCTACCTTAA
- the si:dkey-6n21.12 gene encoding schwannomin-interacting protein 1 has product MEGEKEKERERGDEKESDETEEDAEGAALLWQEGYPEDDLGLPIMHWEDLSLRIAELEKQQEERRQREKDLDRLTVDWPEIRGLSSHRETYEDMEDDCNSRLTALTSRLQSQMNLQLCFINNSESEEEEEEMEAKKEAAKQSSKSSSNQRSERKNVVQALHRLRKLNQEGSRMMSELH; this is encoded by the exons ATggaaggagaaaaagaaaaagagcggGAGAGAGGAGATGAAAAAGAGAGTGATGAGACAGAGGAGGATGCAGAGGGGGCCGCCTTGTTATGGCAGGAGGGATATCCTGAAGATGACCTGGGCTTACCCATCATGCATTGGGAGGATCTGAGTCTTCGTATTGCTGAACTTGAGAAGCAACAAGAAGAGCGGAGACAGAGGGAAAAG GACTTGGACAGGCTGACAGTAGATTGGCCAGAAATCAGAGGGCTGAGTAGTCACAGAGAAACCTATGAGGACATGGAGGACGATTGCAACAGTCGTCTGACTGCTCTGACATCAAG GCTTCAAAGTCAGATGAATTTACAGCTCTGCTTCATCAACAACAGTGAAAGtgaagaggaagaagaggaaaTGGAGGCAAAGAAGGAG GCAGCAAAACAGTCCAGTAAGAGTAGCAGCAATCAGAGGTCAGAGAGAAAGAACGTGGTTCAAGCTCTGCATCGACTAAGAAAACTAAATCAAGAGGGTTCAAGAATGATGTCAGAGCTGCACTGA
- the rnaseka gene encoding ribonuclease kappa-A yields MASLLFCGPKLAACGLVLSIWGVIMLAMLGIFFTTHSAVLIEDVPFTEEDMHDDETALQNIYKLYNQVGYNCFIAAVIYVGIGFLSFCQVRLNKRKEYLVH; encoded by the exons ATGGCTTCTTTGCTTTTCTGCGGTCCTAAACTAGCAGCATGTGGACTGGTCCTGAGCATTTGGGGTGTTATTATGCTG GCAATGCTGGGGATTTTTTTCACGACACATTCAGCTGTGCTCATAGAGGATGTGCCTTTCACAGAGGAAGACATGCACGATGA TGAGACTGCACTGCAAAACATCTATAAATTGTACAACCAAGTTGGATACAATTGCTTCATTGCAGCAGTAATCTACGTTGGCATAGGATTCCTGTCATTTTGTCAGGTTCGCCTGAACAAACGCAAGGAATATCTGGTGCATTAG
- the alox12 gene encoding arachidonate 12-lipoxygenase, 12S-type — MEYKVTVATGTSEYSGTNNYIYVTLVGERGESEKTVLDNPGLDFCRGAVDDYTVKSASDLGPLILVRLEKQRYWVEDNWFCRYVKVSIPGERSSYTFPCYRWLVGDKVVVELREGTAKKISDDTLPLEISHRKTELQERQKIYRWLAWAPGIPKCIDAKSEADLPQDARFDNEKRSDFVGSLQYALLELSLKKLAIKFGKSWNDLDDFKRIFWKLRSPIAEYTMMHWKEEWFFGYQFLNGSNPRMITRCKEIPSNFPVTGDMVQSSLIPTTTLKQELKKGNIFLVDHVILDGIPANVIRDRTQHIASPLCLLYEHPEKGLIPIAIQLEQKPDKDTPIFLPSDPPLAWLLAKMWVRHAEFQVFQLLSHLLRTHLVVEVICVATLRQLPAVHPIYKLLAPHLRYTLEINCRGRTQLISPDGIFKRVVSTGGDGLLILAQREYKVLTYRSLQPKFDFLDRGVTKLKDYFYRDHSLMLWDVIHNFVSGIVSLYYKSDSEIEQDSELQAWINDVATEGFVDLPQFGLASELKTTEELITLLSVVIFTSTAQHAATNNGQFDWCAWVPNTPCTMRHPPPTDKDAVTMDLIMETLPDISQSCVQMAITWHLGRAQPDAIPMGQYMEQYFTEPAAVRAIDKFRKELKELEEQIIAQNEGLELQYLYLCPSRIENSITI, encoded by the exons ATGGAGTACAAAGTGACTGTGGCCACCGGGACCTCAGAATATTCAGGAACcaataactatatatatgtgactctggttggagagagaggagagagcgAGAAAACTGTGCTGGACAATCCAGGCCTAGACTTCTGCAGAGGAGCg GTGGATGATTACACAGTTAAAAGCGCTTCTGATTTGGGTCCCCTGATACTGGTGCGCCTGGAAAAGCAAAGGTACTGGGTGGAAGATAACTGGTTCTGCCGTTATGTGAAAGTCAGCATACCTGGAGAAAGATCCAGCTATACTTTTCCCTGCTACCGTTGGCTAGTGGGAGATAAAGTGGTAGTAGAGCTCAGAGAAGGCACAG CGAAAAAGATCAGTGATGATACCTTGCCACTGGAGATATCTCACAGGAAGACAGAACTTCAGGAGAGGCAGAAAATATACAG ATGGCTTGCATGGGCCCCCGGCATTCCAAAATGCATTGATGCCAAGTCAGAGGCCGATCTCCCCCAGGACGCTCGCTTTGACAACGAGAAGCGCAGTGACTTTGTGGGATCCCTTCAATATGC GCTTTTGGAGCTCTCTCTGAAAAAACTTGCAATCAAGTTTGGAAAGTCTTGGAATGACCTGGATGACTTCAAAAGGATCTTCTGGAAGCTAAGAAGCCCTATAGCTG AATACACCATGATGCACTGGAAAGAAGAATGGTTTTTTGGTTACCAGTTCCTCAATGGCTCAAATCCACGGATGATAACTAGGTGCAAGGAGATTCCCTCGAACTTCCCTGTCACTGGAGACATGGTGCAGTCCTCTCTGATACCTACAACCACTTTGAAGCAAGAACTCAAG AAAGGAAATATATTCCTGGTTGATCATGTGATACTGGACGGGATTCCTGCCAATGTAATCAGAGACAGGACACAGCACATAGCTTCACCGCTTTGCTTACTGTATGAGCATCCTGAGAAAGGTCTCATTCCCATCGCCATACAG CTCGAACAGAAACCCGATAAGGACACACCTATATTTCTACCTAGCGATCCACCTCTGGCCTGGTTATTGGCTAAGATGTGGGTTCGTCATGCTGAGTTCCAAGTCTTTCAGTTGTTATCACATCTGCTGCGCACACACTTGGTGGTGGAAGTGATCTGTGTGGCCACACTCCGACAGCTGCCTGCTGTTCACCCCATATACAAG CTCTTGGCTCCACACTTGAGGTATACGCTTGAGATTAACTGCCGTGGCAGAACACAGCTCATTTCCCCAGATGGCATCTTCAAAAGG GTGGTATCAACTGGTGGAGATGGACTCTTGATTCTGGCACAGAGGGAGTATAAAGTGTTAACTTATCGCTCCCTCCAGCCCAAATTTGACTTCTTGGATAGAGGAGTTACTAAACTAAAAGACTATTTCTACAGGGACCATTCACTGATGCTGTGGGATGTGATTCACaa TTTTGTTTCAGGAATAGTTTCCCTGTACTACAAGAGTGACAGCGAAATTGAACAGGACTCGGAACTTCAGGCTTGGATTAACGATGTGGCTACGGAGGGCTTTGTGGATCTGCCTCAATTTG GCCTAGCCAGTGAGCTGAAAACAACAGAAGAACTCATCACACTGTTAAGCGTGGTCATCTTTACCAGCACAGCACAACATGCTGCCACCAACAATGGACAG TTTGATTGGTGTGCATGGGTTCCCAATACACCCTGCACCATGCGGCACCCTCCACCAACAGATAAGGATGCTGTCACCATGGATCTGATCATGGAGACACTCCCTGATATCAGCCAGTCCTGTGTGCAGATGGCCATCACATGGCATTTGGGCAGAGCACAGCCGGATGCG ATCCCAATGGGCCAGTATATGGAACAGTACTTTACTGAGCCTGCTGCTGTAAGGGCGATTGATAAATTCAGAAAGGAGCTGAAAGAACTGGAGGAGCAGATAATAGCTCAGAATGAGGGACTAGAACTGCAGTACCTCTATCTGTGTCCAAGCCGCATAGAAAACAGCATCACCATTTAG